A part of Rhinatrema bivittatum chromosome 16, aRhiBiv1.1, whole genome shotgun sequence genomic DNA contains:
- the LOC115077696 gene encoding olfactory receptor 8D4-like has product MENDTGVTEFLLLGFSEFPELQLPLFALFSLFFLMAVLGNLLVISTVCGNRQLHTPMYFFLLNLSALDISSVMVIVPKLLAILLTQSNTISFSACIIQLYCYLACVEIEFTLLTAMAYDRYVAICNPLHYTIIMNKRVCALLAAVSWVTGFIDALPHTIVISHFSFCDSNVINHFFCDITVLLKISCTDIAVTLNMTFVVSVFAVFTPFFLTLTSYVFIISTILKIRSREGKSKAFSTCSSHLTVIILLYGTIIGVYIHPESGDSIRSSKLSTAVYIIMLPLLNPLIYSLRSKELNVALKQAITRNSMLSAAKHFR; this is encoded by the coding sequence ATGGAAAATGACACTGGAGTGACAGAATTCCTGCTTCTGGGATTctcagagttcccagagctgcagctccctctctttgctctcttctcactCTTCTTCCTGATGGCTGTGCTGGGGAACCTCCTTGTTATCTCTACAGTATGTGGCAATCGACAACTGCACACTCCCATGTATTTCTTCCTGCTCAACTTATCTGCCTTAGACATCTCTTCTGTGATGGTCATTGTGCCAAAATTACTGGCAATCCTCCTGACACAGAGTAATACCATCTCTTTCAGTGCATGTATTATACAGTTGTATTGTTACTTGGCCTGCGTTGAGATAGAATTTACACTTCTCACTGCCATGGCGTATGACCGTTATGTTGCAATATGCAATCCCCTGCATTATACCATCATCATgaataagagggtctgtgctcttctGGCAGCTGTCTCATGGGTAACAGGTTTCATTGACGCATTGCCACACACTATCGTTATATCTCACTTTTCATTCTGTGACTCCAATGTAATCAATCATTTTTTTTGTGACATCACAGTGCTGCTGAAAATTTCCTGTACAGACATTGCAGTCACTCTAAATATGACATTTGTAGTATCCGTGTTTGCAGTTTTCACCCCATTTTTCCTAACCCTGACATCCTACGTGTTTATCATCTCCACCATCTTGAAAATCCGTTccagagaggggaaaagcaaggccttctccacctgctcctcccacctgacAGTCATCATTCTTTTATATGGGACTATCATAGGAGTCTATATACATCCTGAGTCAGGGGACTCCATCAGATCAAGCAAGCTGTCAACCGCTGTGTATATAATCATGCTCCCTCTATTAAATCCCCTGATTTATAGCTTGAGAAGTAAAGAGTTAAATGTGGCCCTGAAACAGGCCATCACCAGAAATTCAATGTTGTCAGCTGCTAAACACTTTAGGTGA